In a single window of the Nocardioides sp. L-11A genome:
- a CDS encoding adenylate/guanylate cyclase domain-containing protein, which produces MPRRSRSLRRGPFGSRILGPRDQGPRQLRIRIQVLLTVMLVTTNLVGALVVFVINTWAIPSPSPNRAMVVALAIAIPTYVVLAAIIGAIWGTTSSLRALRWATQPEVDPVHAQRARALRVPLSLTSAQFFIWIVGTILFTVLTALLQPARAVGTGLTVGIGAVVVSGIAYLLTEFTLRPIAARALADVKVTQRVRGVGVGPRMAIFWTLGTGAPIVGLLIAAILALTPAGSDATLAQLAVVTIIVCGIVLVFGFLLTDLNARSVVAPLLSVRDAMQEVEHGRLDADVVVYDGTELGQLQSGFNSMVHGLREREQIRDLFGRHVGQEVAAAAAALGAGEIELGGETRVCSVLFVDLVGSTTYATQHGPAEVVAVLNRFFGVVVDEVDRQHGLVNKFIGDAVLAIFGAPVELADHATAALAAARAIAARLVVEVPEVAAGIGVATGQVVAGNVGHEQRFEYTVIGDAVNSAARLTDLAKDVPGRVLASGDSVAAAAATEAAHWVDHGEAVLRGRAAPTRLAAQRL; this is translated from the coding sequence ATGCCACGTCGGTCCCGCTCCCTGCGGCGCGGCCCGTTCGGGTCCCGGATCCTGGGCCCGCGCGACCAGGGGCCGCGCCAGCTGCGGATCCGGATCCAGGTGCTGCTGACCGTGATGCTGGTGACGACCAACCTGGTCGGCGCGCTCGTGGTGTTCGTCATCAACACCTGGGCCATCCCCTCGCCCTCGCCCAACCGGGCGATGGTGGTGGCGCTCGCCATCGCGATCCCGACCTATGTCGTCCTCGCCGCGATCATCGGTGCGATCTGGGGCACGACGTCGTCGCTGCGGGCGCTGCGGTGGGCGACCCAGCCCGAGGTCGACCCCGTCCACGCGCAGCGCGCCCGGGCCCTGCGCGTGCCGCTGTCGCTGACGTCGGCCCAGTTCTTCATCTGGATCGTGGGGACGATCCTGTTCACCGTCCTGACCGCGCTGCTGCAGCCCGCGCGGGCCGTGGGCACCGGCCTGACCGTCGGGATCGGCGCCGTGGTCGTGTCCGGCATCGCGTACCTGCTCACCGAGTTCACGCTGCGCCCCATCGCGGCCCGCGCACTCGCCGACGTCAAGGTGACCCAGCGGGTGCGCGGCGTCGGCGTCGGGCCGCGGATGGCGATCTTCTGGACCCTCGGCACCGGCGCCCCGATCGTCGGCCTGCTCATCGCCGCGATCCTCGCGCTCACGCCCGCCGGGTCGGACGCGACGCTCGCCCAGCTCGCCGTCGTGACCATCATCGTGTGCGGGATCGTCCTGGTCTTCGGATTCCTGCTCACCGACCTCAACGCCCGTTCCGTGGTCGCGCCGCTGCTGTCGGTGCGCGACGCGATGCAGGAGGTCGAGCACGGCCGGCTCGACGCCGACGTCGTCGTCTACGACGGCACCGAGCTCGGCCAGCTGCAGAGCGGCTTCAACTCGATGGTCCACGGCCTGCGCGAGCGCGAGCAGATCCGCGACCTGTTCGGCCGCCACGTCGGCCAGGAGGTCGCGGCCGCGGCGGCCGCGCTCGGCGCGGGCGAGATCGAGCTCGGCGGCGAGACCCGGGTCTGCTCGGTCCTCTTCGTCGACCTGGTCGGCTCCACGACGTACGCCACCCAGCACGGGCCGGCCGAGGTCGTCGCCGTCCTCAACAGGTTCTTCGGAGTGGTCGTCGACGAGGTCGACCGGCAGCACGGCCTGGTCAACAAGTTCATCGGCGACGCGGTGCTGGCGATCTTCGGCGCCCCCGTCGAGCTGGCCGACCACGCCACCGCCGCCCTCGCCGCGGCCCGCGCGATCGCCGCACGGCTGGTCGTCGAGGTGCCCGAGGTCGCGGCCGGCATCGGCGTCGCCACCGGCCAGGTCGTCGCCGGCAATGTCGGCCACGAGCAGCGTTTCGAGTACACCGTCATCGGCGATGCCGTGAACTCCGCCGCCCGCCTCACCGACCTCGCCAAGGACGTCCCCGGCCGGGTGCTCGCGTCCGGGGACTCCGTCGCCGCCGCCGCCGCCACCGAGGCCGCCCACTGGGTCGACCACGGCGAGGCGGTGCTGCGGGGCCGGGCCGCCCCGACCCGGTTGGCGGCGCAGCGCTTGTAA
- a CDS encoding sugar O-acetyltransferase, whose translation MTGRTEPDGRTMRERMDAGDLYLADDPELIAAYVRAQELTEDYNATGVHDRERRTAILGELLGAIGEETAIRPPLRVDYGSRVRIGARAFVNFGLVALDVAPITIGDDVQIGPNVQLLTPLHPLEAGLRRDKWENARPIAIGDNVWLGGGVIVCPGVTIGANTVVGAGSVVTRDLPAGVLAVGNPARVVRELPA comes from the coding sequence ATGACCGGACGAACCGAGCCCGACGGCCGCACCATGCGCGAGCGGATGGACGCCGGCGACCTCTATCTCGCCGACGACCCCGAGCTGATCGCGGCCTACGTCCGCGCCCAGGAGCTCACCGAGGACTACAACGCGACGGGAGTCCACGACCGCGAGCGCCGTACGGCGATCCTGGGCGAGCTCCTCGGCGCGATCGGCGAGGAGACGGCGATCCGCCCGCCGCTGCGGGTCGACTACGGCAGCCGGGTGCGGATCGGGGCGCGGGCCTTCGTGAACTTCGGCCTGGTCGCCCTCGACGTCGCGCCCATCACCATCGGCGACGACGTGCAGATCGGGCCGAACGTCCAGCTGCTCACCCCGCTGCACCCGCTGGAGGCCGGTCTGCGGCGCGACAAGTGGGAGAACGCCCGGCCCATCGCGATCGGCGACAACGTCTGGCTCGGCGGCGGCGTGATCGTCTGCCCGGGCGTGACCATCGGCGCGAACACGGTGGTCGGCGCCGGCTCGGTCGTGACCCGGGACCTGCCCGCGGGGGTGCTGGCGGTGGGCAACCCGGCGCGGGTGGTCCGAGAGCTTCCCGCGTGA
- a CDS encoding TetR/AcrR family transcriptional regulator, producing MRNADLRQRLLRAAEQEIASCGLAKASLRAIARRVGVSHQATAHHFDDRAGLFTALAVEGFDLLLDRTRAAVADLPAEGGQQVVASAVAYVEFAASRPTMFDVMFRPELLHADDPRLGAARLEHRVLMRELVGTAQATGWAASVPTEELATVGWAAVHGLAVLQRDAQLTAVPSGEVDPARLVAQVGRALDALG from the coding sequence ATGAGGAACGCCGACCTGCGTCAGCGGCTGCTCCGGGCGGCTGAGCAGGAGATCGCGTCCTGCGGGCTCGCCAAGGCCAGTCTGCGCGCGATCGCCCGCCGGGTCGGGGTCTCGCACCAGGCGACGGCGCACCACTTCGACGACCGGGCCGGGCTGTTCACGGCGCTCGCCGTCGAGGGCTTCGACCTGCTGCTCGACCGCACCCGCGCGGCCGTGGCCGACCTGCCGGCCGAGGGCGGCCAGCAGGTGGTCGCCTCCGCGGTCGCGTACGTCGAGTTCGCCGCCTCCCGGCCGACCATGTTCGACGTGATGTTCCGGCCCGAGCTGCTGCACGCCGACGACCCGCGGCTCGGGGCTGCCCGGCTCGAGCACCGGGTGCTGATGCGCGAGCTGGTCGGCACCGCCCAGGCCACCGGCTGGGCCGCGTCGGTGCCGACCGAGGAGCTGGCCACCGTGGGCTGGGCAGCCGTGCACGGGCTCGCGGTGCTCCAGCGCGACGCCCAGCTGACCGCCGTACCGTCCGGGGAGGTGGACCCGGCGCGGTTGGTCGCGCAGGTGGGCCGGGCGCTCGACGCGCTGGGGTGA
- a CDS encoding PGPGW domain-containing protein, with the protein MTGAAKRVLLEVLGWVLLLAGIAALVLPGPGLLLMAAGLAVLSQQYTWAERLLDPVMLRALRAAAEGVETWPRVIMSTVGALAIGAFGITWLVDPDTPDWWPIAERWWLPGGVWTGITLLLSCAIALALIVYSFRRFHGKPEAVAALESKIDEADEEAHEQRERMRDRAEERRHRDDER; encoded by the coding sequence GTGACCGGCGCGGCGAAGCGGGTCCTGCTCGAGGTCCTCGGCTGGGTCCTGCTGCTCGCCGGCATCGCGGCCCTGGTGCTGCCCGGTCCCGGGCTGCTGCTGATGGCGGCCGGGCTGGCGGTGCTGTCGCAGCAGTACACCTGGGCCGAGCGGCTCCTCGACCCCGTGATGCTGCGGGCGCTGCGCGCTGCGGCCGAGGGCGTGGAGACCTGGCCACGGGTGATCATGTCCACCGTCGGCGCGCTCGCCATCGGCGCCTTCGGCATCACCTGGCTGGTCGACCCGGACACGCCGGACTGGTGGCCGATCGCGGAGCGCTGGTGGCTCCCGGGCGGCGTCTGGACGGGGATCACCCTGCTGCTGTCCTGCGCCATCGCGCTGGCCCTGATCGTCTACTCGTTCCGCCGCTTCCACGGCAAGCCGGAGGCCGTGGCGGCGCTGGAGAGCAAGATCGACGAGGCCGACGAGGAGGCCCACGAGCAGCGCGAGCGGATGCGCGACCGGGCCGAGGAGCGCCGGCACCGCGACGACGAGCGGTAG
- a CDS encoding nuclear transport factor 2 family protein — protein MSAAEITEAYAAFHEKVAGFVATGDWSGYADLFTPDAVYVEHAMGTFTGRDEIRDWAVRTMTAYPGRMMPGFPISWQVVDADQGRLVCEVLNPMPDPGDGTMLSEPNITIMTYAGDGLFSREEDVYNPLRFHAMAQRWARIAADHGNADADVLTWLDKFGGGR, from the coding sequence ATGAGCGCCGCCGAGATCACCGAGGCCTACGCCGCCTTCCACGAGAAGGTCGCCGGCTTCGTCGCGACCGGCGACTGGTCCGGGTACGCCGACCTGTTCACCCCCGATGCCGTCTATGTCGAGCACGCGATGGGCACCTTCACCGGCCGCGACGAGATCCGGGACTGGGCGGTGCGCACCATGACGGCGTACCCCGGCCGGATGATGCCGGGCTTCCCGATCTCCTGGCAGGTCGTCGACGCCGATCAGGGTCGACTGGTCTGCGAGGTGCTCAACCCGATGCCCGATCCCGGCGACGGCACGATGCTGAGCGAGCCCAACATCACGATCATGACGTACGCCGGCGATGGGCTCTTCTCGCGCGAGGAGGACGTCTACAACCCGCTCCGCTTCCACGCGATGGCGCAGCGGTGGGCGCGGATCGCGGCCGATCACGGCAACGCGGACGCGGACGTGCTGACCTGGCTCGACAAGTTCGGCGGCGGCCGGTGA
- a CDS encoding patatin-like phospholipase family protein, which yields MSTTTVSLADVLRERRRTGSRPGRRDDGHRVALAIEGGGSRAAYSAGMVLAIDEAGLTDCFDDVYGTSGGALNGAWLLSGEAQRWIRSWAWPEVAAAKVTDPRRLLWGGPVVDLGRLVHHVYEKVTPMDFDAILANPIGFHPIATDAVTGEAADLAPYVTDRLGAQTALRASSCIPLLAGPPVRVGDRRYVDGGLSEGVPFRTALAQGASHVLVLRTRRTDQRAVPPSRVERALLAPYFLRHGRAAGVAHIGRHRTYAADDLELAAGTTAAVPTLVEVRPALGSPDVTRLSGDLTTIDAAIDHGRVVMSDFLDRVPD from the coding sequence GTGAGTACGACGACCGTCTCGCTCGCCGACGTCCTCCGCGAGCGGCGGCGCACCGGCAGCCGCCCCGGCCGGCGCGACGACGGACACCGCGTTGCGTTGGCGATCGAGGGGGGCGGCAGTCGCGCGGCGTACTCGGCCGGCATGGTGCTGGCGATCGACGAGGCCGGGCTGACCGACTGCTTCGACGACGTCTACGGCACCTCCGGCGGCGCCCTCAACGGCGCCTGGCTGCTGAGCGGTGAGGCGCAACGCTGGATCCGCAGCTGGGCGTGGCCGGAGGTCGCCGCCGCGAAGGTGACCGACCCGCGTCGGCTGCTGTGGGGCGGACCCGTGGTCGATCTCGGTCGCCTGGTCCACCACGTCTACGAGAAGGTCACGCCGATGGACTTCGACGCGATCCTCGCCAACCCGATCGGCTTCCATCCGATCGCGACCGACGCCGTGACGGGCGAGGCGGCCGACCTCGCGCCGTACGTCACGGACCGGCTCGGCGCCCAGACCGCCCTCCGGGCCAGCTCCTGCATCCCGTTGCTGGCCGGGCCGCCGGTCCGGGTGGGCGATCGCCGCTATGTCGACGGCGGCCTCTCGGAGGGTGTGCCGTTCCGCACCGCGCTCGCCCAGGGAGCCAGCCATGTGCTGGTGCTGCGCACCCGCCGCACCGACCAGCGGGCCGTGCCGCCCTCGCGGGTCGAGCGGGCACTGCTCGCGCCGTACTTCCTGCGCCACGGGCGGGCGGCCGGCGTCGCGCACATCGGCCGTCACCGGACCTACGCCGCGGACGACCTCGAGCTCGCCGCGGGCACCACCGCCGCCGTACCGACGCTCGTCGAGGTGCGGCCCGCGCTCGGATCGCCCGACGTGACGCGGCTCAGCGGCGACCTGACGACGATCGACGCCGCCATCGACCACGGGCGCGTCGTGATGAGCGACTTCCTCGACCGGGTCCCGGACTGA
- a CDS encoding MMPL family transporter, protein MPAQRDQVARYARFVVRRAGWVVLAWLAVTAVMNVAVPQLEEIAGRDSSPMVPKDAPSMRAVELMNEEFSSGDSESFIVVAMERTSGLTRADRGYAELLVTELAKDSEDVAFVQDVRDPALRKALTSEDRQARYLLVGITGATGAPSSLRQVAAVREIASEYAPAGLTVEVTGPTATVVDLATETEHSVLRITIVTIGLIALILFLIYRSLAIPALILTVVGLGLGLGRAVVAWCGLQDLFAVSTFSGSFLTAIVLGAGTDYAVFLVARYHEQRRLGIEPTRAAAVAATRVGSVIAGSAVTVVLATLAMALADLGFFNTTGPAVAVSIAVNLLVSLTLTPALLALAGRRGWAEPRDSRAAGVWQRVADLVAEHPVRMLTASLVPLALLAALFPLADLSYDVRDPLPDGAESNRGYALLARHFPVNEVLPDYVLVRADHDLRTSKDLAVLERAAAAAAQHDGVELVRGVTRPLGVPIAEASVAHQAGLVGDELGRAQGEVAEGASGAERLADGAGQLDAGAGELADGAGRAVEGADRIASSTGRLTKGMTTLLDGAGAAITGSGDLRAGASGLADGLEAAAGQVQLAVDGLALVHDALATKSLTCGLDPACRQARTGLKMIWEAERDQLLPGLQQAAAGARALADGTGDLQTGLQQLRAGLAKARHGSRQVADGQREFADRLGDLSAGAEELAEGVGRLRGGTQEVAASLPALEDGLEAAARHLRETRSAADDPISGGFYLPPTALQDEDFAAAMRLYLSPDGRTARFAVLGATDAFGPEASERVEEIRTIVETSFNGTRLDDAEIVTTGMASTNADLRRYSVSDLEVIAGFALVAVFLVLLLLLRSLVAAFALMATVVLSYGAAIGLSVLVWQYGLGIQLDWTVAAVAFVVLVAVGADYNLLLTKRMHEEAPDGSASGIARATAVTGGVITSAGVIFAVSMMALLAGRVTTIGQVGFTIAVGLLLDTFVVRSLLVPALATVLGRRLWWPQRPAEHAARDGAGSSA, encoded by the coding sequence GTGCCCGCTCAGCGCGACCAGGTCGCCCGCTACGCCCGCTTCGTAGTACGACGGGCCGGGTGGGTCGTCCTCGCCTGGCTGGCCGTGACCGCGGTGATGAACGTGGCCGTCCCGCAGCTCGAGGAGATCGCCGGCCGCGACTCCTCGCCGATGGTGCCGAAGGACGCGCCGTCCATGCGGGCCGTCGAGCTGATGAACGAGGAGTTCAGCAGCGGCGACAGCGAGAGCTTCATCGTGGTCGCGATGGAGCGCACCTCGGGCCTGACCCGGGCGGACCGCGGCTACGCCGAGCTGCTCGTGACCGAGCTGGCGAAGGACAGCGAGGACGTCGCGTTCGTGCAGGACGTGCGGGACCCCGCACTGCGCAAGGCGCTGACCAGCGAGGATCGCCAGGCGCGTTACCTGCTGGTCGGCATCACCGGCGCGACGGGAGCGCCGTCGTCGCTGCGACAGGTGGCCGCCGTCCGCGAGATCGCCTCGGAGTACGCTCCCGCCGGGCTGACCGTCGAGGTCACCGGGCCGACCGCGACGGTGGTCGACCTCGCCACCGAGACCGAGCACAGTGTCCTGCGGATCACCATCGTCACCATCGGCCTGATCGCGCTGATCCTGTTCCTGATCTACCGGTCCCTCGCCATCCCCGCGCTGATCCTGACCGTCGTCGGCCTCGGCCTCGGGCTCGGCCGCGCGGTGGTGGCGTGGTGTGGCCTGCAGGATCTCTTCGCGGTCTCGACCTTCAGTGGGTCCTTCCTGACGGCCATCGTCCTCGGCGCCGGCACGGACTACGCCGTCTTCCTCGTCGCGCGCTACCACGAGCAGCGTCGCCTCGGCATCGAGCCGACCCGAGCGGCCGCGGTCGCCGCGACCCGGGTCGGCTCGGTGATCGCGGGCTCGGCCGTGACGGTCGTCCTCGCGACCCTCGCGATGGCCCTCGCCGACCTCGGCTTCTTCAACACCACGGGGCCGGCGGTCGCGGTCAGTATCGCTGTCAACCTGCTGGTCAGCCTGACCCTGACCCCGGCGCTCCTCGCGCTGGCGGGCCGCCGCGGGTGGGCCGAGCCCCGCGACTCGCGCGCCGCCGGCGTGTGGCAGCGGGTGGCGGACCTCGTCGCCGAGCACCCGGTGCGGATGCTCACCGCGTCCCTCGTGCCGCTGGCTCTGCTGGCGGCCCTGTTCCCCCTCGCCGACCTGTCGTACGACGTGCGCGACCCGCTCCCGGACGGCGCGGAGAGCAACCGGGGATATGCCCTGCTCGCGCGGCACTTCCCGGTCAACGAGGTGCTGCCGGACTACGTGCTGGTGCGCGCCGACCACGACCTGCGCACCAGCAAGGACCTGGCCGTCCTCGAACGCGCCGCGGCCGCGGCCGCCCAGCACGACGGTGTCGAGTTGGTCCGCGGCGTGACCCGCCCGCTCGGCGTACCGATCGCGGAGGCGTCGGTCGCCCACCAGGCCGGCCTGGTGGGCGATGAGCTCGGCCGGGCCCAGGGCGAGGTCGCCGAGGGGGCGAGCGGCGCGGAGCGGCTGGCCGACGGTGCCGGTCAGCTCGACGCCGGTGCCGGGGAGCTGGCCGACGGCGCGGGCCGGGCGGTCGAGGGGGCCGACCGGATCGCCTCCTCGACCGGCCGGCTGACCAAGGGGATGACCACGCTGCTCGACGGCGCGGGCGCGGCGATCACCGGCAGCGGGGACCTGCGTGCCGGCGCGAGCGGCCTCGCCGACGGCCTGGAGGCCGCCGCGGGACAGGTGCAGCTCGCGGTCGACGGTCTCGCGCTGGTCCACGACGCCCTCGCCACCAAGAGCCTCACCTGCGGCCTGGACCCGGCCTGCCGGCAGGCCCGCACCGGGCTGAAGATGATCTGGGAGGCCGAGCGCGACCAGCTGCTGCCCGGCCTGCAGCAGGCCGCTGCGGGTGCCCGCGCGCTCGCGGACGGCACCGGCGACCTGCAGACGGGACTACAGCAGCTCCGGGCCGGGCTGGCGAAGGCGCGTCACGGCAGCCGGCAGGTCGCCGACGGCCAGCGGGAGTTCGCCGACCGCCTCGGCGACCTGTCGGCCGGTGCCGAGGAGCTCGCCGAGGGCGTGGGACGGCTGCGCGGAGGGACGCAGGAGGTCGCCGCCTCACTGCCCGCCCTGGAGGACGGGCTCGAGGCGGCGGCACGGCACCTGCGCGAGACCCGCTCCGCCGCCGACGACCCGATCAGCGGCGGCTTCTACCTGCCGCCGACCGCGCTGCAGGACGAGGACTTCGCCGCCGCCATGCGGCTCTACCTCTCCCCGGACGGTCGCACCGCGCGCTTCGCCGTCCTCGGTGCGACCGACGCCTTCGGCCCGGAGGCGTCCGAGCGGGTCGAGGAGATCCGCACCATCGTCGAGACCTCGTTCAACGGCACCCGCCTCGACGACGCCGAGATCGTCACCACCGGCATGGCGAGCACGAACGCCGACCTGCGGCGCTACTCCGTGTCCGACCTGGAGGTGATCGCCGGGTTCGCGCTGGTGGCGGTCTTCCTCGTGTTGCTCCTGCTACTGCGCAGCCTGGTCGCGGCCTTCGCCCTCATGGCCACGGTCGTGCTGTCGTACGGCGCCGCGATCGGCCTCTCGGTGCTCGTGTGGCAGTACGGCCTCGGCATCCAGCTGGACTGGACCGTCGCCGCGGTCGCCTTCGTCGTCCTCGTCGCGGTCGGTGCCGACTACAACCTGCTGCTGACCAAGCGGATGCACGAGGAGGCTCCGGACGGCTCGGCTTCCGGGATCGCCCGTGCGACCGCGGTCACCGGGGGCGTCATCACCTCGGCGGGCGTGATCTTCGCGGTGTCGATGATGGCCCTGCTGGCCGGGCGGGTCACCACCATCGGCCAGGTCGGCTTCACCATCGCGGTCGGGCTGCTGCTCGACACCTTCGTGGTCCGCTCGCTGCTGGTACCGGCGCTGGCCACCGTGCTCGGCCGCCGGCTGTGGTGGCCGCAACGCCCGGCGGAGCACGCGGCGCGGGATGGGGCAGGATCGTCGGCATGA
- a CDS encoding response regulator transcription factor: MKPDESPRIRIVVVDDHPVFRIGMSSLLEETGFDVVGQAASEEEAVTIVAATAPDVVLMDLDLGGGSGANATREILRARPTTGVLVVTMFGDDEALFGALRAGARGYLVKGAEPEEIESAVRAIAAGSVMLGPQVAGRAVDFLTGARSARAGVFAELTDREREVLELVARGHDNASIARVLVLTTKTVRNYVYAIFTKLDVTDRAALVVKAREAGIGVSRPEGGDPAD; the protein is encoded by the coding sequence ATGAAGCCGGACGAGTCGCCCCGGATCCGGATCGTCGTCGTCGACGACCACCCGGTCTTCCGGATCGGGATGTCGTCGCTGCTGGAGGAGACCGGCTTCGACGTCGTCGGCCAGGCCGCCTCCGAGGAGGAGGCGGTCACCATCGTGGCCGCGACCGCCCCCGACGTCGTGCTCATGGACCTGGACCTGGGCGGCGGGTCGGGCGCGAACGCGACGCGCGAGATCCTGCGCGCCCGTCCGACCACCGGCGTCCTGGTCGTCACGATGTTCGGCGACGACGAGGCGCTCTTCGGGGCGCTGCGGGCCGGCGCCCGCGGCTATCTGGTCAAGGGCGCGGAGCCGGAGGAGATCGAGAGCGCGGTGCGCGCGATCGCGGCCGGCTCGGTCATGCTCGGTCCCCAGGTCGCGGGTCGGGCCGTGGACTTCCTCACGGGCGCGCGCAGCGCCCGCGCCGGTGTCTTCGCCGAGCTGACCGACCGGGAGCGCGAGGTCCTCGAGCTGGTGGCCCGGGGGCACGACAACGCCTCCATCGCCCGGGTGCTCGTGCTGACCACGAAGACCGTGCGCAACTACGTGTACGCGATCTTCACCAAGCTCGACGTCACCGACCGGGCCGCCCTGGTCGTCAAGGCCCGGGAGGCCGGCATCGGCGTGAGTCGGCCCGAGGGTGGCGACCCGGCCGACTGA
- a CDS encoding histidine kinase: protein MDERVGSRPDSVGRRRGALAIVALTWGPALGAVAMTLAAGAPFDDVPWYAERSFFALYVLIALTTGPTSAMIVRRGDHPAGWLTAFIGVGFGASAFALAWSFLTWSHPGLPGAGLAIHASAWLSAPGGFLAITVLPWLLRPGHLTRIRRALAWVGFLATGLITLLSLVSQQPEAPPNPLSLAGTVVGTVVDTATLPLIWTCIGASAVVGLLAVADVVRQWRTEPRDGARAYGVLAAGVALMFVGMAMLQLWPPGWGRATVQPLGVPTIAIAQVLLCLSVVVVVLRTWDRGPDIVVPRLVVWALLSSVVALLYVGSVGLAIRLLPVSDDAARTLVVAGLALVIHPLRQGLQSRVDRLVHGGAADPVRLLTQLGRQVRGEGRSDVLPALVESVRDGLRLGRVAVVSTAEPLVAVSSGVDRPPAPAEHRASVRLVVDDRHVGDLTVLAAPGQRLDARTRRVLRSLSDVLALSLDLVQSQLRLRAASERLGEVRHEERRMLRRELHDSLGPALAGVGLGLAAAQRRLLHDPQGASALMDEMRAELTRRTEDIRMLARSLLPVQLDDGDLAAALDVLATRFRGAGLEVRTAVDPAAALDTRHQIAVYHVATEALMNAYRHARAATVDLAVMIPDDGGVVLDVVDDGCGIGEAPRTGVGLSSMRERADELGGTVVVEPRPEAPGTRVRMVLP, encoded by the coding sequence ATGGACGAGCGCGTCGGGAGCCGGCCCGACAGCGTCGGGCGCCGGAGGGGTGCGCTGGCGATCGTCGCCCTGACCTGGGGACCGGCCCTCGGCGCGGTCGCGATGACCCTGGCGGCGGGTGCGCCCTTCGACGACGTCCCCTGGTACGCCGAGCGCAGCTTCTTCGCGCTCTACGTGCTCATCGCGCTCACCACCGGCCCCACCTCGGCCATGATCGTGCGTCGCGGCGACCATCCGGCCGGCTGGCTCACGGCCTTCATCGGTGTCGGCTTCGGCGCCTCGGCCTTCGCGCTGGCGTGGAGCTTCCTGACCTGGTCCCACCCCGGGCTGCCCGGCGCCGGCCTCGCCATCCACGCCTCCGCCTGGCTCTCCGCGCCCGGCGGCTTCCTGGCGATCACCGTGCTGCCGTGGCTGCTGCGTCCGGGCCACCTGACCCGGATCCGGCGGGCCCTGGCCTGGGTCGGCTTCCTGGCCACCGGGCTCATCACCCTGCTGAGCCTGGTCAGCCAACAGCCCGAGGCGCCGCCCAATCCCCTGTCGCTCGCCGGCACCGTGGTCGGCACCGTGGTCGACACCGCGACCCTGCCCCTGATCTGGACCTGCATCGGCGCCTCGGCCGTCGTGGGACTCCTCGCCGTCGCCGACGTGGTCCGCCAGTGGCGCACCGAGCCCCGTGACGGCGCCCGCGCGTACGGCGTCCTGGCCGCGGGTGTCGCGCTCATGTTCGTGGGCATGGCGATGCTGCAGCTCTGGCCGCCCGGCTGGGGCCGCGCCACGGTCCAGCCGCTGGGCGTCCCGACCATCGCGATCGCACAGGTCCTGCTCTGCCTCTCGGTGGTCGTCGTGGTGCTGCGCACCTGGGACCGCGGGCCCGACATCGTCGTGCCCCGGCTCGTCGTCTGGGCCCTGCTGTCCTCGGTCGTCGCCCTGCTCTACGTCGGCTCGGTGGGCCTGGCCATCCGACTGCTTCCGGTCAGCGACGATGCGGCGCGCACCCTGGTCGTCGCGGGCCTGGCGCTGGTGATCCACCCCCTGCGTCAAGGGCTGCAGAGCCGGGTGGACCGCCTCGTGCACGGCGGCGCCGCGGACCCGGTCCGGCTGCTCACCCAGCTCGGTCGGCAGGTGCGCGGCGAAGGCCGCAGCGACGTCCTGCCGGCCCTGGTCGAGAGCGTCCGCGACGGCCTGCGGCTCGGCCGGGTGGCGGTCGTGTCGACGGCCGAGCCGCTGGTCGCGGTGAGCAGCGGCGTCGATCGCCCGCCGGCGCCGGCCGAGCACCGGGCGAGCGTCCGACTGGTCGTGGACGATCGCCATGTCGGCGACCTGACCGTGCTGGCGGCGCCCGGCCAGCGCCTCGACGCGCGCACCCGGCGGGTGCTCCGGTCGCTGTCCGACGTCCTCGCCCTCAGCCTCGACCTGGTCCAGTCCCAGCTGCGCCTCCGGGCCGCCTCGGAACGCCTCGGCGAGGTGCGGCACGAGGAGCGCCGGATGCTGCGCCGCGAACTGCACGACAGCCTCGGTCCGGCGCTGGCCGGTGTCGGGCTGGGCCTCGCCGCGGCACAGCGCCGGCTGCTGCACGACCCGCAGGGCGCCTCCGCGCTGATGGACGAGATGCGGGCCGAGCTGACCCGGCGGACCGAGGACATCAGGATGCTGGCCCGCTCCCTCCTGCCCGTCCAGCTCGACGACGGCGACCTCGCCGCCGCCCTCGACGTCCTGGCCACCCGGTTCCGCGGCGCCGGGCTCGAGGTGCGCACGGCGGTCGACCCGGCGGCCGCGCTGGACACCCGGCACCAGATCGCGGTCTACCACGTGGCCACCGAGGCGCTGATGAACGCCTACCGGCACGCGCGGGCCGCTACGGTCGACCTGGCCGTCATGATCCCGGACGACGGCGGCGTCGTCCTCGACGTCGTCGACGACGGCTGCGGCATCGGCGAGGCCCCCCGGACCGGGGTCGGCCTGTCGTCGATGCGCGAACGGGCCGACGAGCTCGGCGGCACCGTCGTCGTGGAGCCTCGCCCGGAGGCTCCCGGAACCCGCGTGAGGATGGTGTTGCCATGA